Part of the Sphingobacteriaceae bacterium genome, AATTGAAGGCACTGAAGGAAAAGCAGCTAATAAAGGATTATGCAAAGGGGGAAATTATTTTCAAAGAAAAGAGTAATCCAAAAGGAATTTACTTTGTACTGAAAGGAAAAGTGAAGATTTTTCAAACTAACCAAGAAGCCAAACAGAGTATAGTTTATATTTATAAAAAGAATGATGTGTTTGGTTATCGTCCTATTTTAGCCGGTGAGCAACATCCCGTAGGTGCTATGGCACTTGAAAAGGCAGAAGTTGCATACATTCCCAAAGAACACTTCTTGTTGTTATTAGATCAATCCAATATTTTGGCTCAAAATTTAGTTCTCTTATTAGCCGAAGAATTTTCGGTTTGGGTGAATCGCATGACCATTTTCTCTCAATGTAGTGTCAAAGAACGAATGGCTTTAACCTTGTTGATTTTGGAAAAGGTTTTTCAAACCGATTTGAAGCAAAAGAAAACGGTTATCAATTTTAACCGGGATGATTTTGCAGCGTACGTGGGAACAGCCAAAGAAAATTTGGTTAGAACTTTACGTGTATTTAAAGATGAGAAGTTGATTTCAACTAAAGGTTCCAAAATAATTATTTTGAATAGAGTTAAATTGGAAGAAATGATAAAACATATTTAATTTAAACAGAATCCTTTAAATGTATTAGCTTTGTGAACCATGCTTGATTTATTCGCTATAATAGTTTCCATTTCAGCAGTTTTCGGATTTATAAATCACAAATATTTAAAATTGCCTACAACCATAGGTGTTATGCTTATAAGTGTTTTAATAGGTGTTTTATTTAAAATAGCCGGTGCAATCCAAGATGACTTTATGTCTCCTATGAACCATTTTCTTCAGGATTTTGATTTTAGTTCATTTGTATTAGATTTTGTGCTATGTTTTTTACTTTTTGCAGGCTCGCTTCATGTAAATTTTGTACAGTTGCGAGGGGCAAGAGGTTCAATAATTTCTTATGCCACTATTGGTGTTTTAATTTCAACTTTATTAATCGGAACAGTTACATATTACGTTGTTCAATTATTTGGATATGATATCAGCTTTATTGTTTGTCTTTTGTTTGGCGCACTTATTTCTCCCACTGATCCAATTGCAGTAATCGGAATTTTATCAAAATACAATGTCCCTCAAAAATTAAAAACAGAAATAATTGGAGAGTCTCTTTTTAATGATGGAGTTGGCGTGGTGGTGTTTACGGTTATTTATTCCTTATACACGGGCGGTGAGGAAAGTTTCACTGTAGGAAACGTACTTAAAGTTTTTTCCATTGAAGTTATAGGTGGAATTTTTATTGGCTTTACCATTGGATATATTGGCTACCGTTTAATGAAAGCCATTGATCATTATCAAACAGAGATATTAATTACATTGGCTGTGGTAACCGGTGGTTGGTCAATTGCAAACTTAATTCATGCTTCCGGACCTTTGGCAATGGTAGTTGCCGGTATATTAATTGGCAATAAGGGTAAAAAACATGCCATGTCGGATATAACGGCAGAATACGTGGATAAATTTTGGGAATTGATTGATGAAATTTGTAATACTATTTTATTTGTATTAATTGGTTTTGAAATATTTTTCGTTTCGTTTGAGTTAAAATATTTGGCTATTGGCGCCGTGTTAATTGTAGTTGCTTTAGTATCAAGATATATTTCTTTACTTCCTGCATTTTTTATTTTCAATCATCGCGAAAATAAAAAATCACTCAACTTGGGAATACTTACCTGGGGTGGTTTACGTGGGGGAATTTCAATCGCCTTAGCTTTATCCATGTTAAATAAAGTGGATGGTGGAAGTTTGTTTTTGGTTTGTACCTATTGCATCGTTTTGTTTTCAATTGTAGTGCAAGGTTTAAGTATTAAAAAGCTTTTGGCGAGATATTAAATTAGTTTGCAACGTGGACACACCCCAGTTTTACAACCTGTTAAAATTTAGATCTTTGAAATGCATACTCTGCTTGCTTCTACTTTTGAGTTCATTTGTTGTAAAATCACAGGATAATTCCGATCAAGTAAATGCAAGAATCGATTCTGTACGGAATTTGATCAGTAAGACTAAGTCGGATACGGTGTTGATCGACTTACAAATTCAATTGGCGAAATTAAGTTCAAATCAAAGGATTTCATTTTGGGACAGTTTACTGGCAAAAGCGGAGAACCTTCAGAATATTTCATTGCAATCTAAATTGACCGATAAAATAGGTCTTTTGTACTATCAGGTTTCTAACTTTCAAAAGGCCATGCAGTATTGGGTTCTGAATTTGAAGCTTAGTGAAAGAATTGGAGACCCAAATGAAATCTCAGAATCGTTGAATAATGTTGGCTATTTGTATTATTGCAGGGGAGACATTCCGAAGTGTTTGGATTATTACCATCGGAGTTTAAAGATCAAGGAAAAAATTGGCAATAGATATAGTGTTGCTGCTTCATTAAACAACATTGGTGCTGTTTACCTTCAACAACAGGATCTTGAGAATGCTTTAAAATACATGCTAAGATGTCTGGAAATTATTGAGGGATCAAATGAAAAAGGAAATATTGTTAGTGTGATGTTGAACTTAGCAAGCATTTACAAGGAAATGGGGGAATACAATAAATCATTGACTTATAATTATAAAAGTTTAAAACTTAGTGAAGAAATAAATGATGTTGATGGGATTGCGGTGTCCTTGAACAACCTGGGTACTGTTTACAGCTACAGAGGTTTAAATGATAGTGCAATGTATTTCTACAAACGGGGTCTTGAAATTAGAGAGAAGTTTAATGAAAAGTCAGGCACTGCTGCCTTATTGGATAACATTGGAATGATATACGAAGAACAGAATAAATTGGATCTGGCCTATGATTACGCAAAGCAAGGTCTTGACCTTGCAAGTGAATTGGGCCTCACCATACAGATCCGTAATTCGGCACGCACATTAAGAAAGATCTTTCATAAGAAAAAACAATACAAGGAAGAATTGGAAATGTATGAATTGGAAATTAAGATGCGAGATTCGTTGGACAATGAAAATAATAGAAGAGTTTCTTTAAGAAACCAATTAAAGTACGAATACGAGAAACAGGCAGCAGCAGATTCAGTAGCACATGCGAAAGAATCTGAAGTAAAAAATGCAGAACTGGCAAAACAAAATTCAGAAATAAAAGCTAAGAAAAATCAACAGTACGCGCTGTTCGGTGGGATGACTTTGGTGCTGATATTCGCCGGTTTCATGTTTAATAGGTTCAGGGTAACTCAAAATCAAAAAAGAGTAATTGAACATCAAAAAGAAATTGTGGAAATACAGAAGCAATTGGTAGAAGAAAAACAACAAGAAATTTTAGATTCTATTCATTATGCCCGAAGGATTCAAATGGCGCAAATTCCGAGCGAAAAGATAGTTTTCAATAAACTAGAGAAACTAAGAAAATAGTTATCTCAACTTTTATTCCCATTTTTTATTGATAAAACCAATTGTTGTGGGTTAAATATGTACTAATTATTGAAACAAAAAAACCCGTCTTAATGCGGGGGTTTTTGTTTTAGGTTTCCGTTTATGAAAGCAAGCTTTCAACGATTCTATCTAAAACAAAAAATCCGCTTATCGCGGACTTTTGCATTTATTCGTGGTACCTGCTGGAATCGAACCAGCGACACAAGGATTTTCAGTCCTTTGCTCTACCAACTGAGCTAAGGTACCAGCTCATTTATTTTTCTGTGACCTTGCTCTACCTCCGCCGCGGCGGATGAGCTAAGGTACCAGCTCATTTATTTTTCTGTGACCTTGCTCTACCTCCCGATAGTTCGCCGTGGCGAATCGGCATGAACTTGGTTAACAGTTCTCTCTAATTCAGAGGGTGCAAAATTACATATTTTATCCTTTCTGCAAAATAATTATAAAAAAAAGCTAAAGGCCTCAAACTGCGATATTATTCAATTATCTTAGACTTCTCGTGAAATTAGTATTAGATATTGGCAATACCTGCATAAAATATGCCCTATTTAAC contains:
- a CDS encoding Crp/Fnr family transcriptional regulator is translated as MFQIDKYHLKSSQLFNALTDKELKALKEKQLIKDYAKGEIIFKEKSNPKGIYFVLKGKVKIFQTNQEAKQSIVYIYKKNDVFGYRPILAGEQHPVGAMALEKAEVAYIPKEHFLLLLDQSNILAQNLVLLLAEEFSVWVNRMTIFSQCSVKERMALTLLILEKVFQTDLKQKKTVINFNRDDFAAYVGTAKENLVRTLRVFKDEKLISTKGSKIIILNRVKLEEMIKHI
- a CDS encoding sodium:proton antiporter, encoding MLDLFAIIVSISAVFGFINHKYLKLPTTIGVMLISVLIGVLFKIAGAIQDDFMSPMNHFLQDFDFSSFVLDFVLCFLLFAGSLHVNFVQLRGARGSIISYATIGVLISTLLIGTVTYYVVQLFGYDISFIVCLLFGALISPTDPIAVIGILSKYNVPQKLKTEIIGESLFNDGVGVVVFTVIYSLYTGGEESFTVGNVLKVFSIEVIGGIFIGFTIGYIGYRLMKAIDHYQTEILITLAVVTGGWSIANLIHASGPLAMVVAGILIGNKGKKHAMSDITAEYVDKFWELIDEICNTILFVLIGFEIFFVSFELKYLAIGAVLIVVALVSRYISLLPAFFIFNHRENKKSLNLGILTWGGLRGGISIALALSMLNKVDGGSLFLVCTYCIVLFSIVVQGLSIKKLLARY
- a CDS encoding tetratricopeptide repeat protein encodes the protein MSSFVVKSQDNSDQVNARIDSVRNLISKTKSDTVLIDLQIQLAKLSSNQRISFWDSLLAKAENLQNISLQSKLTDKIGLLYYQVSNFQKAMQYWVLNLKLSERIGDPNEISESLNNVGYLYYCRGDIPKCLDYYHRSLKIKEKIGNRYSVAASLNNIGAVYLQQQDLENALKYMLRCLEIIEGSNEKGNIVSVMLNLASIYKEMGEYNKSLTYNYKSLKLSEEINDVDGIAVSLNNLGTVYSYRGLNDSAMYFYKRGLEIREKFNEKSGTAALLDNIGMIYEEQNKLDLAYDYAKQGLDLASELGLTIQIRNSARTLRKIFHKKKQYKEELEMYELEIKMRDSLDNENNRRVSLRNQLKYEYEKQAAADSVAHAKESEVKNAELAKQNSEIKAKKNQQYALFGGMTLVLIFAGFMFNRFRVTQNQKRVIEHQKEIVEIQKQLVEEKQQEILDSIHYARRIQMAQIPSEKIVFNKLEKLRK